A DNA window from Roseovarius sp. Pro17 contains the following coding sequences:
- the mlaD gene encoding outer membrane lipid asymmetry maintenance protein MlaD, producing MAENKSEIIAGGIVLAVALGFVVYAGKLTGASAGTSSYELAASFRSADGITVGTDVRLAGVKVGRVTSMALDPKTYRAGTTISVAEGIEVPDDSALAISSEGLLGGNYVEILPGGSLMYFAPGDQIEFTQGSVSLVSLLMKFVGGDDKAPAE from the coding sequence ATGGCTGAAAACAAAAGCGAAATCATTGCTGGCGGCATCGTTTTGGCGGTCGCGCTGGGCTTTGTCGTCTATGCTGGCAAGCTGACCGGAGCATCAGCAGGCACCAGCAGTTACGAGCTGGCCGCGAGTTTCCGGTCGGCTGACGGGATTACGGTCGGCACGGATGTGCGCCTCGCGGGTGTCAAGGTGGGCCGCGTGACGTCGATGGCGCTGGACCCCAAAACGTATCGCGCGGGCACCACTATCAGCGTGGCCGAGGGCATTGAGGTGCCCGACGACAGCGCGCTGGCGATATCGTCCGAGGGCCTACTAGGCGGGAATTATGTCGAAATCCTGCCTGGCGGCTCGCTGATGTATTTCGCGCCCGGCGATCAGATCGAATTCACCCAAGGCTCTGTCAGTCTCGTGTCACTGCTGATGAAATTTGTCGGCGGCGATGACAAAGCGCCTGCCGAATGA
- a CDS encoding DUF2155 domain-containing protein has product MRLLSLTIAMFLPLAASAQENAAVGTGAVLRGLEKISGDVIDITLGPGEQADFGPLTVQMAECRYPQGDPAADAFAFLSIRDEGQDEPIFSGWMIASSPALNALDHPRYDVWVLRCKTE; this is encoded by the coding sequence ATGAGGCTGCTTTCGCTGACCATTGCCATGTTTCTTCCGCTCGCCGCGAGCGCGCAGGAAAATGCCGCCGTTGGCACTGGCGCCGTGCTGCGGGGACTCGAAAAGATTTCGGGCGATGTCATCGATATCACGCTGGGACCGGGCGAGCAGGCGGATTTTGGGCCGCTGACGGTCCAGATGGCCGAGTGTCGCTATCCGCAGGGCGATCCGGCTGCCGACGCGTTTGCCTTTCTAAGCATCCGTGATGAGGGGCAGGATGAACCGATATTCTCGGGCTGGATGATCGCGTCATCGCCCGCGCTGAATGCGTTGGATCATCCGCGCTACGATGTTTGGGTGCTGCGCTGCAAGACTGAGTGA
- the aat gene encoding leucyl/phenylalanyl-tRNA--protein transferase, with translation MKDTDFALTPELLLHAYASGIFPMSEGRDDPEIFWVDPRRRGVMPLDGLHISRSLAKVMRRGAYEATLNTDFAGVVDACADRAETWINAEIRAQYIALHALGHAHSLEIRQGGALIGGVYGVAIGAAFFGESMFSRAANGSKLALVHLVDHLRRCGYTLFDTQFLTDHLASLGAVEISRAAYRAELALALEQPATITRYRLDPSPHSVLQRSTQTS, from the coding sequence ATGAAGGACACCGATTTTGCGCTGACGCCCGAACTGCTGCTGCACGCCTATGCCTCGGGAATCTTTCCCATGTCAGAAGGGCGCGACGATCCCGAGATTTTCTGGGTCGACCCGCGCCGCCGCGGCGTGATGCCGCTGGACGGTCTGCATATCTCGCGCAGTCTAGCCAAGGTAATGCGACGCGGCGCGTATGAGGCAACTTTGAACACCGATTTCGCTGGCGTCGTCGACGCCTGCGCCGACCGGGCCGAGACATGGATCAACGCTGAAATCCGCGCGCAATACATCGCGTTGCACGCGCTGGGTCACGCACATTCATTGGAAATCCGGCAAGGCGGCGCGTTGATCGGCGGTGTTTACGGCGTCGCCATCGGGGCTGCGTTTTTTGGTGAAAGCATGTTTTCACGCGCGGCAAACGGATCCAAGCTGGCACTGGTGCATCTGGTCGATCACCTCAGGCGCTGCGGCTATACCCTGTTCGACACCCAGTTCCTCACCGATCATCTGGCCAGCCTCGGCGCGGTCGAGATCAGCCGCGCGGCTTATCGCGCTGAACTGGCGTTGGCACTGGAACAGCCTGCGACGATAACGCGCTATCGGCTGGACCCATCGCCTCACTCAGTCTTGCAGCGCAGCACCCAAACATCGTAG
- the accC gene encoding acetyl-CoA carboxylase biotin carboxylase subunit, translated as MFDKILIANRGEIALRVIRAAREMGIRSVAVHSTADADAMHVRMADESVCIGPPSATDSYLSIPAIIAACEVTGAQAIHPGYGFLSENAAFVQIVEDHGLTFIGPTAEHIRVMGDKITAKDTMKKLGVPCVPGSEGGVPTLAEAKRIGEEVGYPVIIKATSGGGGKGMKVAQNAAEMERAFQTARAEGKSNFGNDEVYIEKYLTTPRHIEIQVFGDGKGRAVHLGERDCSLQRRHQKVFEEAPGPSITASERARIGDICADAVARINYIGAGTVEFLYENGEFYFIEMNTRLQVEHPITEAIFGVDLVREQIRVAAGEEMEFDQDKLAINGHAIEVRINAEKLPDFAPRPGKITQFHAPGGLGVRMDSALYDGYTIPPYYDSLIGKLIVHAPDRPAALARLKRALGELIIDGVDTTVPLFHALLQEKDIQTGDYNIHWLEHWLETNLRGG; from the coding sequence ATGTTCGATAAAATACTGATCGCCAATCGGGGCGAAATTGCTCTTAGGGTCATCCGCGCTGCGCGCGAGATGGGCATCCGCTCGGTCGCTGTCCATTCCACTGCCGACGCCGACGCGATGCATGTGCGCATGGCCGATGAGAGCGTGTGCATCGGCCCGCCCTCTGCCACAGACAGTTATCTGTCGATCCCCGCGATCATCGCGGCCTGCGAAGTGACTGGCGCACAGGCGATCCATCCCGGCTATGGCTTCTTGTCGGAAAACGCCGCGTTCGTGCAGATCGTCGAAGATCACGGCCTGACCTTCATCGGCCCCACGGCCGAGCATATCCGCGTCATGGGCGATAAAATTACCGCCAAGGACACGATGAAAAAACTGGGCGTGCCTTGCGTGCCCGGCAGCGAAGGCGGCGTGCCGACCTTGGCCGAGGCCAAGCGCATCGGCGAAGAGGTTGGCTATCCGGTCATCATCAAGGCCACTTCCGGCGGCGGCGGCAAGGGGATGAAGGTGGCGCAAAACGCCGCCGAGATGGAGCGCGCGTTCCAGACCGCCCGCGCCGAGGGCAAATCGAACTTCGGCAATGACGAAGTTTACATCGAGAAGTACCTGACCACGCCGCGCCATATCGAAATTCAGGTCTTTGGCGATGGCAAGGGCCGCGCCGTGCATCTAGGCGAGCGGGACTGCTCGCTTCAGCGGCGCCACCAGAAGGTGTTTGAGGAGGCTCCCGGCCCCTCTATCACCGCCTCAGAGCGCGCGCGTATCGGCGATATTTGCGCGGATGCCGTGGCCCGTATCAACTATATCGGCGCAGGCACGGTTGAGTTTCTCTACGAAAACGGTGAGTTCTACTTTATCGAGATGAACACCCGCCTACAGGTTGAACACCCCATCACCGAGGCGATTTTTGGCGTGGACCTTGTCCGCGAACAGATTCGCGTCGCCGCCGGAGAAGAGATGGAATTCGATCAAGACAAGCTGGCGATCAACGGCCACGCGATCGAGGTCCGCATCAATGCCGAAAAGCTGCCTGACTTTGCACCGCGCCCCGGCAAGATCACGCAATTTCACGCGCCCGGTGGCCTTGGCGTGCGCATGGATAGCGCGCTCTATGATGGCTATACGATTCCGCCCTATTATGACTCGTTGATCGGTAAGCTGATCGTGCACGCCCCCGATCGCCCCGCCGCGCTGGCCCGGCTAAAACGGGCATTGGGCGAGTTGATCATTGACGGCGTAGATACCACCGTGCCGCTCTTTCACGCGCTGTTGCAGGAAAAGGACATCCAGACGGGGGATTACAACATCCACTGGCTGGAGCATTGGCTGGAGACCAATCTGCGCGGGGGCTAA
- the accB gene encoding acetyl-CoA carboxylase biotin carboxyl carrier protein, producing MPKKTHDDDVAFIKALAELLNENELTELEVQRDYGEDDSLSVRVSRRIEAAPQYVTQAPMPHAAAPAGSPAAAPVAAIGEDPASHPGAVTSPMVGTVYTQAEPGAPSFVSVGDKVSEGDTLLIIEAMKTMNHIPAPHGGTVKRILVEDGGAVEYGAPLMIIE from the coding sequence ATGCCAAAGAAAACGCATGACGACGACGTCGCCTTTATCAAGGCGCTGGCCGAGCTTCTCAACGAAAACGAACTGACTGAACTGGAGGTTCAGCGCGACTACGGCGAAGATGACAGCCTGAGCGTGCGCGTCAGCCGCCGCATCGAGGCAGCGCCGCAATATGTAACGCAGGCTCCGATGCCGCACGCCGCAGCGCCCGCAGGTAGCCCTGCCGCTGCCCCCGTCGCGGCAATCGGCGAGGATCCGGCCAGCCACCCCGGCGCGGTCACTTCGCCCATGGTTGGCACGGTCTATACGCAGGCCGAGCCGGGCGCGCCCTCATTCGTGTCAGTTGGCGACAAGGTTTCCGAGGGCGACACCCTGCTGATCATCGAGGCGATGAAGACGATGAACCATATCCCCGCCCCACACGGCGGCACGGTCAAGCGGATCCTCGTCGAGGATGGCGGCGCTGTGGAATATGGCGCACCTCTGATGATAATCGAATAA
- a CDS encoding SDR family oxidoreductase, translated as MTELSGKTALITGSTQGIGLGIARALAAAGARVAVHGLEEPAGLCEGLMRAGAADAVFLPGDLRSAEGAAELMEGAAAWGDVDILVNNAGINHGRPLAELPYGEWCEVLQINLSSAFLTMQAALPGMAARRYGRVVNIASIHGLVGNPGKAAYAAAKAGMIGLSRVAAAEYAEAGDAASGGVTVNCICPGWVDTPLVAPMIARREAALGTGREAAIADLLGEKQPTRRAIDPAEIGAMALWLCSPLAHNVTGTAMPIDGGWTAR; from the coding sequence ATGACGGAACTTTCAGGCAAAACGGCACTGATCACAGGCTCGACCCAAGGGATCGGTCTGGGGATCGCGCGGGCCTTGGCGGCTGCGGGCGCGCGCGTCGCCGTGCATGGTCTGGAGGAGCCGGCGGGCCTTTGCGAAGGTTTAATGCGGGCTGGCGCAGCTGATGCGGTATTCCTGCCCGGCGATTTGCGCAGCGCAGAGGGCGCCGCCGAGTTGATGGAGGGGGCCGCTGCGTGGGGCGACGTCGATATTCTGGTGAACAATGCCGGGATCAATCACGGAAGGCCGCTGGCCGAATTGCCCTATGGCGAATGGTGCGAAGTGCTGCAAATCAACCTCTCGTCCGCCTTTCTGACGATGCAGGCGGCCCTGCCCGGTATGGCGGCGCGTAGGTATGGCCGCGTAGTGAATATCGCTAGTATCCACGGTCTTGTCGGCAACCCGGGCAAGGCGGCCTATGCGGCGGCCAAGGCGGGGATGATCGGTCTGTCCCGCGTCGCGGCGGCTGAATATGCCGAGGCCGGTGACGCTGCGTCTGGCGGCGTGACGGTCAACTGCATCTGCCCCGGCTGGGTCGACACGCCGCTGGTCGCGCCCATGATCGCCCGGCGCGAGGCGGCGCTGGGCACGGGCCGCGAGGCCGCGATCGCGGACCTGCTGGGCGAAAAACAGCCCACCCGCCGCGCTATTGACCCCGCCGAGATTGGCGCGATGGCGCTGTGGCTGTGCAGTCCGCTGGCGCATAACGTCACCGGCACGGCGATGCCCATCGACGGCGGCTGGACGGCGCGGTAG
- the queC gene encoding 7-cyano-7-deazaguanine synthase QueC, translated as MKVIVICSGGMDSVALAHRIAATDELHALLSFDYGQRHSKELDYAAACAHRLGVAHHVIDIASVGAALTGSALTDDIDVPDGHYAEETMKLTVVPNRNAIMLAIAFGMAAAQKVDAVATAVHGGDHFIYPDCRPDFIDAFQTMEDRAMDGYATVQLLTPYLNGSKADIAVDGAKYGTPFGETWSCYKGGDLHCGRCGTCVERREAFHLAGIIDPTVYGDPDFWRGATGTEG; from the coding sequence ATGAAGGTTATAGTCATCTGCTCCGGCGGGATGGATTCGGTGGCGTTGGCCCATCGCATCGCCGCGACGGACGAATTGCACGCGCTGCTGTCGTTCGACTATGGCCAGCGCCATTCCAAAGAGTTGGACTATGCCGCTGCCTGTGCGCACCGTCTGGGCGTTGCGCACCATGTCATCGATATCGCGAGCGTTGGCGCGGCGCTCACCGGCTCGGCCCTGACCGACGACATTGATGTGCCCGATGGCCATTACGCCGAAGAAACCATGAAGCTTACCGTCGTGCCCAACCGCAACGCAATCATGCTGGCTATCGCCTTTGGCATGGCCGCAGCGCAAAAAGTGGACGCGGTAGCGACCGCCGTGCATGGGGGCGACCACTTTATCTATCCTGATTGCCGCCCAGATTTCATCGACGCGTTTCAGACGATGGAGGATCGCGCGATGGACGGCTATGCCACGGTGCAACTGCTCACGCCTTATTTGAACGGCTCCAAGGCTGATATTGCGGTGGACGGCGCGAAATACGGAACGCCCTTTGGCGAGACTTGGTCATGCTATAAGGGCGGCGACCTGCATTGTGGGCGCTGCGGCACCTGCGTCGAGCGGCGCGAGGCGTTTCATCTGGCCGGGATCATTGATCCGACGGTTTACGGCGATCCCGATTTTTGGCGCGGCGCGACCGGAACGGAGGGTTAG
- a CDS encoding 6-pyruvoyl tetrahydropterin synthase family protein, which translates to MYRITKEFHFSASHQLFGLPEDHQCARLHGHNYVAVVELESDTLNTHGFVRDYLELAPLKRYIDDELDHRHLNDVLGDDCVTAERMAKHLYDWCAARWPETAAVKISETPKTWAEYRP; encoded by the coding sequence ATGTATCGCATTACCAAGGAATTTCATTTCTCGGCCTCCCATCAGCTGTTCGGGCTGCCCGAGGATCACCAATGCGCGCGGTTGCATGGGCATAACTATGTCGCCGTGGTCGAACTGGAGTCCGATACGTTGAACACACATGGCTTTGTGCGCGATTACCTCGAACTGGCCCCGCTCAAGCGCTATATCGACGACGAGTTGGACCACCGCCACCTCAACGACGTTCTGGGCGATGACTGCGTGACGGCCGAGCGGATGGCGAAGCATCTCTATGACTGGTGCGCCGCCCGCTGGCCCGAAACGGCTGCGGTTAAGATCAGCGAAACGCCCAAGACATGGGCCGAATACCGACCATGA
- the queE gene encoding 7-carboxy-7-deazaguanine synthase QueE, with protein sequence MSEAIRISEIFGPTIQGEGALIGVPTVFVRTGGCDYRCVWCDSLHAVDSEYRHDWTPMSASAVMDEVRRLSGGEPLTVTLSGGNPAIQPLGDLIALGRGEGYGFALETQGSMAKDWFSQLDMLVLSPKPPSSEMQTDWALLQECIEAAQGAPTVLKIVVFDEADYAYAGDVAARHPGLAIYLQPGNHTPPPPEDDTATVDQDGIDARMRWLVDRVIADRWHAARVLPQLHVMLWGNKRGV encoded by the coding sequence ATGAGCGAGGCCATACGCATATCGGAAATCTTTGGCCCGACGATACAGGGTGAAGGCGCGCTGATCGGTGTGCCGACGGTGTTTGTGCGCACGGGCGGCTGCGATTATCGCTGCGTGTGGTGCGATAGCCTGCACGCCGTGGATAGCGAGTATCGCCATGACTGGACGCCGATGAGCGCGAGCGCGGTGATGGATGAGGTCCGCCGTCTGTCGGGTGGAGAGCCATTGACCGTCACATTATCGGGGGGCAATCCGGCGATCCAGCCATTGGGTGATCTCATCGCGCTGGGGCGGGGCGAGGGATATGGCTTTGCCCTGGAAACCCAAGGATCGATGGCGAAGGACTGGTTTTCCCAGCTCGACATGCTGGTGCTTAGCCCCAAGCCGCCATCGTCTGAAATGCAGACCGACTGGGCGCTGTTGCAAGAGTGCATTGAGGCAGCCCAAGGCGCGCCGACCGTGTTAAAGATCGTCGTCTTCGACGAAGCCGATTACGCATATGCGGGCGATGTGGCTGCGCGTCATCCGGGGCTGGCGATCTATCTGCAACCGGGTAATCATACGCCCCCGCCGCCCGAAGACGACACGGCTACCGTCGATCAGGACGGAATCGACGCGCGGATGCGCTGGTTGGTGGATCGGGTGATCGCAGATCGCTGGCACGCGGCGCGCGTGCTGCCGCAACTGCATGTGATGCTATGGGGAAACAAGCGCGGCGTGTAG
- the queF gene encoding preQ(1) synthase, which translates to MSESIYDGLTQLGANTSLPDDPAKAELERVQNPQADVDYNVRFVAPEFTSLCPMTGQPDFAHLVIDYVPGDWLVESKSLKLYLGSFRNHGAFHEDCTISIGRRLAEFTEAKWLRIGGYWYPRGGIPIDVFYQTGPMPEGLWIPDQGVPPYRGRG; encoded by the coding sequence ATGAGCGAGAGCATTTATGATGGTCTGACACAGCTGGGCGCGAACACCTCGCTGCCGGATGATCCGGCCAAAGCCGAGCTGGAGAGGGTGCAAAACCCGCAGGCGGATGTGGACTACAACGTGCGCTTTGTCGCCCCCGAATTCACGTCGCTGTGCCCGATGACAGGCCAGCCGGATTTCGCGCATCTGGTGATCGACTACGTGCCCGGCGATTGGCTGGTCGAGAGCAAATCGCTGAAGCTGTATCTGGGAAGTTTCCGCAATCACGGCGCGTTCCATGAGGATTGCACGATCAGCATCGGGCGGCGTTTGGCCGAGTTTACCGAGGCAAAATGGCTGCGCATCGGCGGCTATTGGTATCCGCGCGGCGGGATCCCGATCGATGTGTTCTACCAGACCGGCCCAATGCCTGAGGGGCTTTGGATCCCCGACCAAGGCGTGCCGCCCTATCGCGGGCGCGGCTAA
- the acs gene encoding acetate--CoA ligase produces the protein MSDKTYPPSKEFSKNAHIDAAKYDEMYAASISDPEGFWAEHAKDLDWIKPFTKVKNTSFEMGNVDIRWFEDGVLNVAANCVDRHLATRGDQTAIIWEPDDPKTPALHITYNELHEKVNRFANVLLSQGVMRGDRVVIYLPMIPEAAYAMLACARIGAVHSIVFAGFSADALANRINNSGAKVVITADEAPRGGRMTGLKANADAALLHCSDKVRCLVVKHTGGQTTWIDGRDIDVKAQMEQVSPDCPARPMNAEDPLFILYTSGSTGQPKGVVHSSAGYLLYAGLTHKYDFDYHDGDIFWCTADVGWVTGHSYIIYGPLANGATTVMFEGVPTWPDASRFWQVCEKHKVNQFYTAPTAIRALMAHGKDFVEKCDLSSLKLLGTVGEPINPEAWNWYNEVVGKGVCPIVDTWWQTETGGHLMTPLPGATATKPGSCTTPFFGIEPVILDPTSGEEITSTEAEGVLCIKDSWPGQMRTVYGDHDRFEKTYFSDYKGYYFTGDGCRRDKDGYYWITGRVDDVINVSGHRMGTAEVESALVAHESVAEAAVVGYPHDIKGQGIYAYVTLMNGVEPSDELRKDLEKWVRGEIGPIAKPDIIQWAPGLPKTRSGKIMRRILRKIAENDFDTLGDTSTLADPAVVDDLIETRKSLQ, from the coding sequence ATGTCCGACAAAACATATCCTCCGTCCAAGGAATTTTCCAAAAACGCGCATATTGATGCCGCCAAGTATGACGAGATGTACGCGGCCTCGATCAGCGATCCCGAAGGCTTCTGGGCGGAGCATGCAAAAGATCTGGACTGGATCAAGCCGTTTACCAAGGTCAAGAACACGTCCTTTGAGATGGGCAATGTCGATATCCGCTGGTTCGAGGATGGCGTGCTGAACGTCGCCGCCAACTGCGTCGACCGGCATCTGGCCACGCGTGGCGATCAGACCGCCATCATTTGGGAACCCGACGATCCCAAGACGCCCGCGCTGCACATCACCTATAACGAGCTGCACGAAAAGGTGAATCGCTTTGCCAATGTGCTGCTGAGCCAAGGCGTCATGCGCGGCGACCGCGTCGTCATTTACCTGCCAATGATTCCCGAGGCGGCCTATGCGATGCTGGCCTGCGCGCGCATCGGCGCGGTCCATTCCATCGTTTTTGCCGGATTCTCTGCCGACGCGCTGGCCAACCGCATCAACAATTCCGGCGCCAAGGTCGTCATCACCGCCGACGAAGCACCTCGCGGCGGGCGCATGACCGGGCTGAAAGCTAATGCCGACGCCGCCCTGCTGCACTGCTCGGACAAGGTGCGCTGCCTCGTGGTCAAACACACCGGCGGCCAGACCACATGGATCGACGGGCGCGACATCGACGTCAAGGCACAGATGGAGCAGGTCAGCCCCGACTGCCCCGCGCGCCCGATGAATGCGGAGGATCCGCTGTTCATCCTCTACACTTCCGGCTCGACCGGACAGCCAAAGGGCGTCGTCCACAGCTCGGCGGGATATCTGCTCTATGCGGGCCTTACGCATAAATATGACTTTGATTATCATGATGGCGACATCTTCTGGTGTACCGCCGATGTCGGCTGGGTCACGGGCCACAGCTATATCATCTACGGCCCCCTCGCGAACGGCGCGACCACTGTGATGTTCGAGGGCGTGCCGACCTGGCCCGACGCCAGCCGGTTCTGGCAGGTCTGCGAAAAGCACAAGGTGAACCAGTTCTACACCGCGCCGACTGCTATTCGCGCGCTGATGGCTCATGGCAAGGATTTCGTCGAGAAATGCGATCTCTCCTCGCTCAAGCTGCTGGGCACCGTGGGCGAGCCGATCAATCCCGAAGCGTGGAACTGGTATAACGAGGTCGTCGGCAAGGGTGTCTGCCCCATCGTCGATACATGGTGGCAGACTGAAACCGGCGGCCACCTGATGACCCCCCTGCCCGGTGCCACCGCCACCAAACCGGGTAGCTGCACCACGCCGTTCTTTGGTATCGAGCCTGTCATTTTGGACCCGACATCCGGCGAGGAAATCACCAGCACCGAGGCTGAGGGCGTGCTGTGTATCAAGGACAGCTGGCCCGGCCAGATGCGCACCGTCTACGGCGATCACGACCGGTTCGAAAAGACGTATTTTTCGGACTACAAGGGCTACTATTTCACCGGCGACGGCTGCCGACGCGACAAAGATGGCTATTACTGGATCACGGGCCGCGTCGATGACGTCATCAACGTTTCGGGGCACCGCATGGGTACCGCCGAGGTCGAATCCGCACTCGTCGCACATGAAAGTGTCGCCGAGGCCGCGGTCGTCGGATATCCGCACGACATCAAAGGTCAGGGCATTTATGCCTATGTCACACTGATGAACGGGGTCGAGCCCAGCGACGAACTGCGCAAAGATCTGGAAAAATGGGTGCGTGGCGAAATCGGCCCCATCGCCAAGCCGGATATCATCCAATGGGCGCCGGGCCTGCCCAAGACGCGTTCAGGCAAGATCATGCGCCGCATCCTGCGCAAAATTGCCGAGAATGACTTTGATACGCTTGGCGATACATCGACGCTGGCCGATCCGGCCGTGGTGGACGATCTGATCGAAACCCGCAAGAGCCTGCAATAA
- a CDS encoding ABC transporter ATP-binding protein — protein sequence MTANPDFSKNANQAATAPAFLSVWGMQAYYGESYIVQDISFNVHEGEILALLGRNGAGKTTTLRAIARMDNPQLAHGEIWLDHQPLHKMRSHEAAVAGIGLVPEDRCIIPGLTVEENLELAQIAPPIGWSIERLYELFPRLAERRLQEGVTLSGGEQQMLAVARALARDIKVLLLDEPYEGLAPVIVDEIEKTLRIIKEQGITTIIVEQNAVRVLKLSDRAVILDTGGIVFDGSAAEVLENEKLRAEYLAI from the coding sequence ATGACCGCTAACCCCGATTTTTCCAAGAACGCCAATCAGGCCGCAACCGCCCCCGCATTCCTGTCGGTTTGGGGAATGCAGGCCTACTACGGCGAAAGCTATATCGTGCAGGACATTAGCTTTAACGTCCACGAGGGCGAGATCCTCGCCCTTCTGGGCCGCAATGGCGCGGGCAAGACGACGACGCTGCGCGCCATCGCCCGCATGGACAACCCGCAGTTGGCCCATGGCGAAATCTGGCTGGATCACCAGCCGCTTCACAAGATGCGCAGCCATGAGGCCGCCGTCGCCGGGATCGGCCTTGTGCCCGAGGATCGCTGCATCATTCCCGGCCTCACGGTCGAGGAAAACCTCGAACTGGCACAGATTGCGCCACCCATCGGCTGGTCAATCGAGCGTCTCTATGAACTGTTCCCCCGCCTCGCAGAGCGCCGCCTGCAAGAGGGCGTGACCCTCTCGGGCGGCGAGCAGCAGATGCTGGCGGTCGCGCGCGCATTGGCCCGCGATATTAAGGTATTGCTACTCGATGAGCCTTACGAGGGCCTCGCCCCCGTCATCGTCGACGAGATCGAGAAAACCCTGCGCATCATCAAGGAGCAGGGCATCACCACCATCATCGTGGAGCAGAACGCCGTGCGCGTTTTGAAACTGTCGGACAGGGCCGTGATCCTTGACACCGGCGGCATCGTCTTTGACGGTAGTGCAGCGGAGGTTCTGGAAAACGAGAAGCTGCGCGCTGAATATCTGGCGATCTGA
- a CDS encoding ABC transporter ATP-binding protein, with product MGILEVKNVNKRFGGLQALGDVNLSIAENTVHAIIGPNGAGKSTLLNVLVGKLIPDTGSVMFDGQSVLGRKPYQINQMGISRVFQTPEIFGDLTVLENMMIPIFAKRDGAFRMHAIESVGSERGVIEQAEQMLESLNMADQRYNHSAAMSRGNKRRLEIGMCLAQEPRLLLLDEPTAGMARADTNNTIDLLKQIKDERDITIAIIEHDMHVVFSLAERITVLAQGSPLVEDTPDNIKGHPKVREAYLGETAD from the coding sequence ATGGGCATTCTCGAAGTCAAGAACGTGAACAAGCGTTTCGGCGGCCTTCAGGCGCTGGGGGACGTGAACCTCAGCATCGCCGAGAACACCGTCCACGCCATCATCGGCCCAAACGGCGCGGGCAAATCCACGCTGCTAAACGTGCTGGTGGGCAAGCTGATCCCAGATACGGGGTCAGTGATGTTCGACGGCCAGTCGGTGCTGGGGCGCAAGCCTTATCAGATCAACCAGATGGGTATTTCCCGCGTATTTCAGACACCCGAGATATTCGGCGATCTGACCGTGCTGGAGAACATGATGATCCCGATCTTTGCCAAACGTGACGGCGCCTTTCGGATGCACGCAATCGAGAGCGTCGGCAGCGAACGCGGCGTGATAGAGCAAGCCGAACAAATGCTGGAGAGTCTCAACATGGCCGACCAGCGGTACAACCATTCAGCCGCGATGTCGCGCGGCAACAAAAGGCGTCTGGAAATCGGCATGTGCCTGGCGCAGGAACCCCGTCTTTTGCTGCTGGACGAACCGACGGCAGGCATGGCGCGGGCGGATACGAACAACACCATCGATCTGCTGAAACAGATCAAGGACGAGCGTGACATCACCATCGCCATCATCGAGCATGACATGCATGTGGTGTTTTCCCTCGCCGAGCGGATCACCGTGCTGGCCCAAGGCAGCCCGCTGGTCGAGGACACGCCGGATAACATCAAGGGCCACCCAAAAGTGCGCGAGGCTTACCTCGGCGAAACCGCCGACTGA